A portion of the Flavobacterium limnophilum genome contains these proteins:
- a CDS encoding SPFH domain-containing protein, protein MFGFKHIKFDAMTYVLHFKNGNIKREGRGLSFFYFSPNSSIVAIPMGSNDLPFIFSESTNDYQTVTIQGQISYKITNPKTLSDVLDFTVQDNGQYKKNDIEKLNQRLINEAQTATSSFIHGIKLKDAIRSAKTIEESIIEGLKNSTAINMLGIEILGANILAISATPEMSRALETETREKLQQEADQAIYERRNFAVEQERKIKETELNTEIAIEEKQKQITEKKMESEVIKAENDRKLREMKLEADISVENQRKLLIEEKTENDKIEAETQGYVIEATLKPYKDIDWKILTALNNNPDPKFNISLAFRQLAENADKIGNLNISPDLLDSLLNEK, encoded by the coding sequence ATGTTTGGATTTAAACACATAAAATTTGATGCAATGACTTATGTTTTGCATTTTAAAAATGGAAACATAAAAAGAGAAGGTCGTGGACTTTCGTTTTTCTATTTTTCGCCAAATAGTTCCATTGTAGCCATTCCAATGGGAAGTAATGATTTGCCATTTATATTCAGTGAATCAACTAACGATTATCAAACGGTTACAATTCAAGGACAAATAAGCTATAAAATTACAAATCCTAAAACATTGTCGGATGTGCTGGATTTTACTGTTCAAGATAATGGACAATACAAAAAGAACGATATTGAAAAACTCAACCAAAGACTAATCAATGAGGCCCAAACGGCAACTTCTTCTTTTATTCATGGGATAAAACTAAAAGACGCCATCCGTTCGGCAAAAACGATTGAAGAAAGTATTATTGAAGGATTGAAAAATTCTACCGCCATAAATATGCTGGGAATAGAAATTTTGGGAGCCAATATTTTGGCAATATCGGCAACTCCAGAAATGTCGAGAGCATTGGAAACCGAAACCAGGGAAAAATTGCAACAGGAAGCGGATCAAGCCATTTATGAAAGAAGAAATTTTGCCGTAGAGCAAGAAAGAAAAATTAAGGAAACCGAACTAAATACTGAAATTGCTATTGAAGAAAAGCAAAAGCAAATCACGGAAAAGAAAATGGAATCGGAAGTTATAAAGGCCGAAAACGACAGAAAGTTGCGGGAAATGAAATTGGAAGCTGATATTTCTGTGGAAAATCAAAGAAAACTATTAATCGAAGAGAAAACAGAAAATGACAAAATAGAAGCGGAAACCCAAGGTTATGTGATTGAGGCAACTTTGAAACCATACAAAGATATCGATTGGAAAATATTGACGGCTTTGAACAATAATCCTGACCCGAAATTCAATATTTCACTTGCTTTTAGACAGTTGGCAGAAAATGCCGATAAAATTGGAAACTTAAACATAAGTCCCGATTTATTGGATTCTTTGTTGAACGAGAAATAA
- a CDS encoding AAA family ATPase has translation MSDGTKFSSILGENGAGKSSILESLDCFFNKKPFTDWSINFEAKAEGSSGENSPHIIPIFLIHKSKLRNILKADQESYKKAVFLSDYLWNTSDNKNIETIKEFYNHRDLLKTQVNPYDYFLLLVGRKYKSSECFFGSYQNTLSFINDEPYKKYEEKELEEYFAGFYEYIISHYSYLYIPVETDVQTYTKLETQDMQRLMDKNIQIEIENAITKKTIKTINDHLDKFVENIEDVLGTYKYKGKSKDSLTMPDLVSRIIESYFSIKVLNKKIPNSSKTIAVNELSSGEKRKALIDLAYSFLKQNSDRTTNLIIAIDEPESSLHISNCYEQFEKLIEIAKENHQILITTHWYGFLPIVTQGTATSINKGLDNKITIDFFSLSNFREFIKQEKERHKKAKVKGPLSIDYRIKSYNDLIQSIIISIIQDPPYNWIICEGSSEKIYFENFFQEEITNKKLRVLPVGGYEEVMKIYNYLLGPFKDSDYDKKGKIICLIDTDENRINVDSAISNKNLHFKRLVFNKKDNSILCDVNSDLTTVTTIEDSLNSEIFIETLKFFSSENEELIPLLEEKNINKESVYSKNALDLRDSEKDILKTFFNKNYGSNKLNFAKKYLEISDSDYLMGYEIEWVSEIKKIINN, from the coding sequence TTGTCAGACGGAACCAAATTTTCAAGTATTTTAGGGGAAAATGGCGCAGGGAAAAGTTCAATTTTGGAATCTTTAGATTGTTTCTTTAATAAAAAACCTTTCACAGACTGGTCAATAAATTTTGAAGCAAAAGCTGAAGGAAGCTCAGGTGAAAATAGTCCTCACATTATCCCAATTTTTTTAATCCATAAAAGCAAATTAAGAAACATTCTTAAAGCTGATCAAGAGTCATATAAAAAAGCTGTTTTTTTATCAGATTATCTCTGGAATACTTCTGATAACAAAAATATTGAGACTATAAAGGAATTTTATAACCATCGAGATCTATTAAAAACTCAAGTAAATCCTTATGATTATTTTTTATTATTGGTAGGCAGAAAATATAAATCAAGTGAGTGTTTTTTTGGATCATATCAAAATACCCTTTCTTTTATAAATGATGAACCATATAAAAAATATGAAGAAAAAGAACTAGAAGAATACTTCGCAGGTTTTTATGAATATATTATTTCACATTATTCTTACCTATATATCCCTGTGGAAACAGACGTTCAAACTTATACCAAGTTAGAGACTCAGGATATGCAAAGATTAATGGACAAAAACATACAAATTGAAATAGAAAATGCTATAACTAAAAAAACTATAAAAACCATTAATGATCACTTAGATAAATTTGTAGAAAATATTGAAGATGTACTAGGAACATATAAATATAAGGGAAAGTCCAAAGACAGTTTAACAATGCCCGATTTGGTTTCTAGAATTATAGAGTCTTATTTTTCTATAAAAGTATTAAACAAAAAAATTCCAAATTCATCAAAAACAATTGCCGTTAATGAATTAAGTTCAGGAGAAAAAAGAAAAGCTTTAATTGACTTAGCCTATTCATTTCTAAAGCAAAACTCAGATAGAACTACAAATTTAATAATAGCAATTGATGAACCTGAATCATCTTTACATATTAGTAATTGCTACGAACAATTTGAAAAATTAATAGAAATAGCCAAAGAAAATCATCAAATACTAATTACAACTCATTGGTATGGTTTTCTTCCAATTGTAACCCAAGGAACAGCAACCTCAATTAACAAAGGTTTAGATAATAAAATAACTATAGATTTTTTTAGTTTATCAAATTTTAGAGAATTCATAAAACAGGAAAAGGAAAGACATAAAAAAGCAAAAGTTAAAGGTCCTTTATCTATTGATTATCGAATCAAATCTTATAATGATTTAATCCAATCAATTATAATATCAATTATTCAAGACCCTCCATATAATTGGATAATATGTGAAGGTTCATCAGAAAAAATATATTTTGAAAATTTCTTTCAAGAAGAGATTACAAACAAAAAACTTCGGGTTTTACCGGTGGGTGGTTATGAAGAGGTTATGAAAATTTACAATTATTTACTTGGCCCTTTTAAAGATTCAGATTACGATAAAAAAGGTAAAATTATTTGTTTAATAGATACTGATGAGAATCGTATCAATGTGGATTCGGCTATATCAAATAAAAATCTTCATTTTAAAAGATTGGTTTTTAATAAAAAAGACAATTCCATTCTATGTGATGTAAATTCAGATTTGACAACTGTAACAACAATCGAAGATTCATTGAACTCAGAAATTTTTATAGAGACACTTAAGTTTTTTAGTTCTGAAAACGAAGAACTAATTCCTCTTTTAGAGGAAAAAAATATAAATAAAGAATCTGTTTATTCGAAAAATGCATTAGACTTGAGGGATTCAGAAAAAGACATTTTAAAAACATTCTTCAATAAAAATTATGGAAGCAATAAATTAAATTTTGCAAAAAAATATTTAGAAATATCTGATTCCGATTATTTAATGGGTTATGAAATTGAATGGGTATCAGAAATAAAAAAAATAATAAATAATTAA
- a CDS encoding NAD(P)H-hydrate dehydratase, translating into MKPAILINKSEILKRYKPINPKTHKGIQGHALIIGGSYGKIGAVTLSSKACLKTGCGLVTVFIPRCGYKIVQTANPEVMVLTDAAVKYISRIGFDFIPQAIGIGPGIGQEIETHNALHRFVKTNEIPLVIDADGLNILSQNKQWMSFLPEKTILTPHQKELERLIGQWDSDADKIEKTIAFSKQNNLVIVMKGAPTKIFDGDTIYENTTGNAALATAGTGDVLTGMITSLLAQSYEPIDAAIIGVYLHGLTADIALPETGYQAFLASDSIEHIGKAYLSLEEK; encoded by the coding sequence ATGAAGCCAGCAATACTCATCAATAAGTCTGAAATTCTCAAAAGATACAAACCCATTAACCCCAAAACCCACAAAGGGATTCAAGGTCACGCCTTGATCATTGGAGGCAGTTACGGCAAAATAGGAGCGGTGACTCTTTCCTCCAAAGCCTGCTTGAAAACCGGTTGCGGCTTGGTCACGGTGTTCATTCCAAGATGTGGTTACAAAATCGTGCAAACCGCCAATCCGGAAGTGATGGTCTTGACGGATGCCGCAGTGAAATACATTTCCAGAATAGGCTTTGATTTTATTCCGCAAGCCATCGGGATTGGGCCCGGAATTGGCCAGGAAATAGAAACCCACAATGCCTTGCACCGCTTCGTGAAAACCAACGAGATTCCTTTGGTTATCGATGCCGACGGCCTGAATATATTGTCGCAAAACAAACAATGGATGTCGTTTTTACCGGAGAAAACCATTCTGACCCCACACCAAAAAGAATTGGAACGCCTCATCGGCCAATGGGATTCGGATGCCGATAAAATCGAAAAAACCATCGCTTTCAGCAAACAGAACAATCTTGTCATCGTGATGAAAGGCGCTCCCACCAAGATTTTTGACGGCGACACCATCTATGAAAACACGACCGGAAACGCTGCCTTGGCCACTGCCGGAACCGGAGATGTCCTCACGGGAATGATCACGAGTTTGCTGGCACAATCCTACGAACCCATCGATGCGGCCATTATAGGCGTTTACCTCCATGGACTCACTGCCGATATTGCCCTGCCGGAAACGGGTTATCAGGCGTTCCTCGCTTCGGACAGTATCGAGCATATCGGGAAGGCTTATTTGAGTTTGGAGGAAAAATGA
- a CDS encoding HipA family kinase, with protein MKKALELRTVNVTRYISPLREGGSLPALAEADDDFKYVLKFRGAGHGVKALIAELIGGEIARVLNLKMPELVFAHLDEVFGRNEGDEEIQDLLQGSQGLNLALHFLSGAITFDPVVTQLSPELASKIVWLDAFITNVDRTFRNTNMLIWHKELWLIDHGACLYFHHSWSNWEKHAQSPFALIKDHVLLPQASELAATDLLFKKLLTKEILQDIVNYIPEDWLHWEDTDETPEEIRAVYFNFLWTRLNHSQIFINEAQNAREKLI; from the coding sequence ATGAAAAAAGCACTTGAATTAAGAACCGTAAATGTAACGCGCTACATTTCGCCGTTGCGGGAAGGCGGTTCGTTGCCCGCTTTGGCTGAGGCAGATGACGATTTTAAATATGTTTTGAAATTCAGGGGTGCTGGACACGGTGTAAAAGCACTGATTGCCGAGTTGATAGGTGGAGAAATTGCCAGGGTTTTGAATCTGAAAATGCCCGAATTGGTGTTTGCCCATCTCGATGAGGTTTTTGGACGTAACGAAGGGGACGAAGAAATCCAGGATTTATTACAAGGTAGCCAAGGCCTAAATCTGGCACTGCATTTTTTGTCGGGCGCCATTACTTTTGATCCCGTAGTCACGCAATTGTCTCCTGAATTGGCTTCGAAAATAGTTTGGCTGGATGCTTTTATTACCAATGTAGATCGTACGTTTCGCAATACCAATATGCTGATTTGGCACAAAGAATTGTGGTTGATAGATCACGGAGCCTGCCTTTATTTTCATCATTCCTGGTCCAATTGGGAAAAGCACGCCCAAAGTCCTTTTGCATTGATAAAAGACCATGTTTTATTGCCGCAAGCGAGCGAATTGGCAGCAACGGATCTTCTTTTTAAAAAGTTGCTCACCAAAGAAATACTGCAGGACATTGTCAATTATATTCCAGAGGATTGGTTGCATTGGGAAGATACCGATGAAACTCCGGAAGAAATAAGAGCCGTTTACTTCAACTTTTTGTGGACGAGATTGAACCATTCCCAAATTTTTATAAATGAAGCCCAAAATGCAAGAGAAAAACTTATATGA
- a CDS encoding DUF3037 domain-containing protein → MQEKNLYEYAVIRVVPKVEREEFLNVGIILFCKRAKFIKMLYTVNEAKLVLFSEDFDLEQLELNLSSFQKIAHGGKAGGPIGEFDIASRFRWLTAIRSSAIQTSRPHTGLCTDLEATVQRLFNELVL, encoded by the coding sequence ATGCAAGAGAAAAACTTATATGAATATGCCGTTATTCGCGTTGTGCCAAAAGTAGAACGAGAAGAATTCCTGAATGTAGGCATCATTCTGTTTTGCAAAAGAGCCAAATTCATAAAAATGCTTTACACTGTCAATGAAGCAAAATTAGTATTGTTTTCGGAAGATTTTGATTTGGAACAACTGGAATTGAATTTATCCTCTTTTCAAAAAATTGCTCACGGAGGCAAAGCAGGCGGGCCTATTGGCGAGTTTGACATTGCATCCCGTTTTCGGTGGTTGACCGCTATCCGAAGTTCGGCGATACAAACTTCGCGACCGCATACGGGTTTGTGTACCGATTTGGAAGCAACCGTTCAGCGCTTGTTCAATGAATTGGTTTTGTAG
- a CDS encoding YSC84-related protein: MKKIHIIWVLVMACVLNMTSMFGQSESKKNKIIADSHTAKAEFIKKDALMKGLFENAYGYVIFPNVGKGGVGVGGASGNGVVYEHGVMIGMASLSQVSIGFQAGGQAYREVIFFESKKEMDRFKDSRFEFSAQASAVAANAGASADAKYANGVMVFTMEKGGLMYEASIGGQKFKFKKM; this comes from the coding sequence ATGAAAAAAATTCACATTATTTGGGTATTGGTAATGGCTTGTGTCCTAAACATGACGTCGATGTTTGGACAATCGGAGTCCAAAAAGAATAAAATTATTGCCGACAGCCATACGGCAAAGGCGGAGTTTATCAAGAAGGACGCTCTAATGAAGGGACTTTTTGAAAACGCTTATGGTTATGTCATCTTCCCCAATGTTGGAAAAGGTGGTGTAGGAGTAGGTGGTGCATCCGGAAATGGCGTGGTTTATGAGCATGGCGTGATGATTGGCATGGCTAGTTTGTCGCAAGTGAGCATAGGGTTTCAAGCAGGTGGTCAAGCTTATCGAGAAGTGATCTTTTTTGAGTCCAAAAAAGAAATGGATCGTTTTAAAGACAGCCGATTCGAGTTTTCTGCCCAGGCTTCAGCAGTAGCCGCTAATGCAGGAGCCTCGGCAGATGCCAAATATGCCAATGGCGTTATGGTGTTTACCATGGAAAAAGGAGGACTCATGTACGAGGCTTCGATTGGTGGACAGAAGTTCAAGTTTAAAAAAATGTAA
- the thrC gene encoding threonine synthase — translation MKYYSLNHNAPKVSFQEAVIQGLATDKGLYFPESITPLKADFFENIEKLSNEEIAFEAIQQFVGDEIPAETLKQIIAETLCFDFPTVPVEKDIYALELYHGPTMAFKDVGARFMSRCLGYFNKDKKDNKNTVLVATSGDTGGAVASGFLGVQGVEVVILYPSGKVSDIQERQLTTLGQNIKALEVDGVFDDCQDMVKKAFLDESLAHHNLTSANSINIARWLPQMFYFFFAYKQLKSQNRPLVFSCPSGNFGNICAGIIAKKLGLPIEHFVASTNVNDTVPRFLEKGNYDPKPSKATISNAMDVGNPSNFIRIQEMYNNDLEQFKKDFSSFSYTDAETLEAMQTIYKTDGYIAEPHGAVGYLGLKKELKNHPNAIGIFLETAHPIKFLDVVEPALNIQLPIPTQIESVLNKEKVSTKIKTYEELKAFLG, via the coding sequence ATGAAATACTACAGTTTAAACCACAATGCCCCAAAAGTTTCTTTCCAGGAAGCCGTAATACAAGGATTGGCAACCGACAAAGGATTGTATTTTCCGGAATCTATCACGCCTTTAAAAGCTGATTTTTTCGAAAACATCGAAAAGTTGAGCAACGAAGAAATTGCTTTCGAAGCCATCCAACAATTTGTGGGGGACGAAATTCCTGCCGAAACCCTAAAACAAATCATAGCCGAAACCTTGTGTTTTGATTTCCCGACCGTACCGGTTGAAAAAGACATTTATGCCCTGGAATTGTACCACGGCCCAACAATGGCTTTCAAGGATGTTGGAGCGCGTTTTATGTCGCGTTGTTTGGGTTATTTCAACAAAGACAAAAAAGACAATAAAAATACGGTTCTCGTGGCTACTTCCGGCGATACCGGTGGCGCAGTTGCGAGTGGCTTCTTGGGCGTTCAAGGCGTGGAAGTAGTGATTCTTTACCCTTCCGGAAAAGTGAGCGACATTCAAGAAAGACAATTGACCACTTTGGGACAAAACATCAAGGCATTGGAAGTGGACGGCGTTTTCGACGATTGTCAAGACATGGTCAAAAAAGCGTTTTTGGACGAAAGTTTGGCACACCACAACCTGACTTCAGCCAACTCGATTAATATTGCCCGTTGGTTGCCGCAAATGTTTTACTTTTTCTTTGCCTACAAACAATTGAAATCGCAAAACAGGCCTTTGGTATTTTCTTGTCCTAGCGGGAATTTCGGAAATATTTGTGCCGGAATCATCGCCAAAAAATTGGGATTGCCTATCGAACATTTCGTGGCTTCGACCAACGTGAATGATACCGTGCCAAGATTCTTGGAAAAAGGAAATTACGATCCAAAACCTTCCAAAGCCACCATTTCGAACGCAATGGACGTGGGGAATCCTAGTAATTTCATCCGCATCCAGGAAATGTACAACAACGATTTGGAGCAATTCAAAAAAGACTTCTCTTCGTTTTCTTATACCGATGCCGAAACTTTGGAAGCCATGCAAACCATCTACAAAACCGACGGTTACATCGCGGAACCTCACGGTGCAGTGGGTTATCTAGGTTTGAAAAAGGAATTGAAAAACCATCCCAATGCGATTGGAATTTTCTTGGAAACCGCCCATCCCATCAAATTCTTGGATGTTGTGGAACCGGCTTTGAACATTCAATTGCCTATTCCAACACAAATAGAAAGCGTGTTGAACAAAGAAAAAGTAAGTACAAAAATCAAGACTTACGAGGAATTGAAAGCGTTTTTGGGATAA
- a CDS encoding homoserine kinase: MNEIKIFCPATIANLSCGFDVLGLCLATAGDEMIIRKSDIKGIRITKIVGADLPMETENNVSGVAALAMLEEVETEFGFEIEIYKHIKAGSGIGSSAASSAGAVFGINELLGRPFTRKELVKFAMQGEKLASGNAHADNVAPCLLGGFTLVRSSNPLDIIKIDSPSELYATVVHPQIELKTSDARSVLKQTVSLKSAITQWGNVGGLVAGLYTQDYELIGRSLHDEIIEPVRSMLIPGFDLIKKAAYENGALGSGISGSGPSIFALSKGKETADKIAKAMSAVYDEINLPYEIHVSKVNPEGVTII, encoded by the coding sequence ATGAATGAAATAAAAATATTTTGCCCTGCAACCATAGCCAATCTTTCCTGTGGATTTGACGTACTTGGATTGTGTCTAGCCACTGCGGGTGACGAAATGATTATTCGAAAATCCGACATCAAAGGCATTCGCATCACTAAAATCGTGGGAGCGGATTTGCCAATGGAAACCGAAAACAATGTGTCTGGCGTGGCTGCTTTGGCCATGTTGGAAGAAGTGGAAACCGAATTTGGTTTCGAAATCGAAATCTACAAACACATCAAGGCAGGAAGCGGAATCGGAAGCAGTGCTGCCAGTTCGGCCGGAGCGGTTTTCGGAATCAACGAATTGTTGGGACGACCTTTTACCCGAAAAGAGTTGGTGAAATTTGCAATGCAAGGCGAAAAATTGGCCAGTGGAAATGCCCACGCCGACAACGTTGCCCCTTGCCTATTGGGCGGCTTTACCTTGGTAAGAAGTTCCAATCCTTTGGACATCATCAAAATTGACAGCCCATCGGAATTGTATGCCACCGTGGTGCATCCCCAAATTGAGTTGAAAACCTCGGATGCCCGTTCGGTATTGAAACAAACCGTTTCCCTGAAAAGTGCCATCACCCAATGGGGAAATGTGGGCGGATTGGTTGCCGGATTATATACCCAAGATTACGAATTGATTGGACGTTCGTTGCACGACGAAATCATCGAGCCGGTTCGCAGTATGTTGATTCCCGGTTTCGATTTAATCAAGAAAGCCGCCTACGAAAACGGAGCCTTGGGTTCAGGAATATCCGGTTCGGGGCCATCCATTTTTGCCTTGAGCAAAGGAAAAGAAACCGCCGATAAAATCGCCAAGGCAATGAGTGCCGTTTATGACGAAATCAATTTGCCTTATGAAATTCACGTTTCAAAAGTAAACCCGGAAGGAGTTACAATTATATAA
- the thrA gene encoding bifunctional aspartate kinase/homoserine dehydrogenase I, with the protein MKVLKFGGTSVANAQNIKLVLDIVLNKAKQDKLVVVVSAFTKVTDLLVLASQKAASNDESFKEVVAEIEKKHLDAIKELIPVSEQSSSLSHIKRIINHLETLLDGCFLLGELSPRTSDTILSFGELLSSYIIAEALKQHHKNSGYKDSRELIKTNDNYGKAAVNFEVTNELIADYFASNEAQIVVIPGFIASTNEGIGTTLGRGGSDYTAAIIAAALDATELEIWTDVNGMFTANPKIVKQAQPIANISYQEAMELSHFGAKVLYPPTIQPVLRKNIPILIKNTFEPEAEGTLISDKEVSNSNPVKGISHIENITLITLEGSGMIGVAGSSKRLFEVLSHENINVIFITQASSEHSICIGILNSDAEKAEKAINKAFANEIAQNKIDPCIVESNLCIIALVGENMKNHQGLSGRMFSTLGKNNVNIRAIAQGASERNISAVINERDVKKALNTLHENFFEENTKQLNLFVMGVGNVGEKFIEQISQQKKFLKENLKINLRVVAVSNSRKMYFDEDGIPLKDWQSLLEKGETADKQAFIAKVKALNLRNSIFVDITANQEVSETYEQYLKQNVAVVTCNKIACSSAYDNYKKLKNLSRQFNAPFLFETNVGAGLPIIDTLKHLIASGDKVNKIQAVLSGSLNFIFNNFDENNSFHDVVKEAGVQGFTEPDPKIDLSGVDVARKILILIRESGYQFDIEDIANRSFLPAECLATTNNEDFFKSLIKNAAHFENLLAEAKAKDCRLKYVATFENGKASVGLEFIPKESPFYNLEGKDNIVQFYTDRYIDQPLLIKGAGAGAAVTASGIFADVIRIGNI; encoded by the coding sequence ATGAAAGTATTAAAATTTGGCGGAACTTCAGTAGCCAATGCACAAAATATTAAACTCGTTTTAGATATAGTTCTCAACAAAGCAAAACAAGACAAACTGGTTGTGGTTGTTTCCGCTTTTACAAAAGTAACCGATTTACTGGTTCTCGCTTCCCAAAAAGCCGCTTCAAACGACGAAAGTTTCAAGGAAGTCGTGGCCGAAATCGAGAAAAAACATTTGGATGCCATCAAGGAATTGATTCCCGTAAGCGAACAAAGCAGTTCTTTGAGTCACATCAAGAGAATCATAAACCACCTCGAAACCTTGTTGGACGGTTGTTTCCTCCTTGGCGAATTATCCCCGAGAACTTCCGATACCATTTTAAGTTTTGGCGAATTGTTGTCGTCCTACATCATCGCCGAAGCCCTAAAACAACACCATAAAAACAGCGGCTACAAAGACAGTCGCGAATTGATAAAAACCAACGACAATTATGGCAAGGCGGCCGTAAATTTTGAGGTTACCAATGAATTGATTGCCGATTATTTTGCTTCGAATGAAGCGCAAATAGTGGTGATTCCAGGATTCATAGCTTCGACAAACGAAGGCATTGGCACCACTTTGGGTCGTGGAGGTTCGGATTACACCGCCGCCATCATCGCTGCTGCTTTAGATGCAACCGAATTAGAAATCTGGACAGACGTAAACGGAATGTTTACCGCCAATCCAAAAATCGTGAAACAAGCCCAACCCATTGCCAACATTTCCTATCAGGAAGCCATGGAGTTGTCGCATTTTGGTGCCAAAGTATTGTATCCACCAACGATTCAACCGGTTTTGAGAAAAAATATTCCAATTCTCATCAAAAATACTTTCGAACCAGAAGCCGAAGGAACTCTTATTTCGGATAAAGAGGTATCCAACTCCAATCCGGTAAAAGGGATTAGCCATATCGAAAACATTACCTTGATTACGCTCGAAGGTTCGGGAATGATTGGTGTTGCCGGTTCTTCCAAAAGACTTTTCGAAGTGTTGTCACACGAAAATATCAACGTGATTTTTATCACCCAAGCGTCTTCGGAACACTCGATTTGCATTGGTATATTAAATTCCGATGCCGAAAAAGCCGAAAAAGCCATCAACAAGGCTTTCGCCAATGAAATAGCGCAAAACAAAATCGACCCTTGCATCGTGGAATCAAACCTTTGCATCATTGCTTTGGTGGGCGAAAACATGAAAAACCACCAAGGTTTGAGCGGAAGAATGTTCAGCACTTTGGGTAAAAACAACGTCAACATCCGTGCGATTGCACAAGGAGCTTCCGAGAGAAATATTTCGGCGGTCATCAACGAAAGAGACGTCAAAAAAGCATTGAACACGCTGCACGAAAACTTCTTCGAGGAAAACACCAAACAATTGAACTTGTTTGTAATGGGCGTTGGAAACGTGGGCGAAAAATTTATCGAGCAAATCAGCCAACAAAAGAAATTCCTGAAAGAAAACCTGAAAATAAACCTGAGAGTCGTTGCGGTTTCCAATTCCAGAAAAATGTATTTCGACGAAGACGGAATTCCGTTGAAAGACTGGCAATCGCTATTGGAAAAAGGAGAAACTGCCGACAAGCAAGCTTTCATTGCAAAAGTAAAAGCATTGAATTTACGCAACAGTATTTTCGTGGACATCACGGCCAATCAAGAAGTTTCTGAAACATACGAGCAGTACTTGAAACAAAACGTTGCCGTGGTGACTTGCAACAAAATTGCCTGTTCATCGGCTTACGACAACTACAAGAAACTGAAAAATCTTTCCCGTCAATTCAATGCGCCTTTCTTGTTCGAAACCAATGTGGGTGCAGGTCTGCCAATTATCGACACCTTGAAACACTTGATTGCTTCAGGTGATAAAGTAAACAAAATCCAGGCAGTTTTGTCGGGTAGTTTGAACTTCATTTTCAACAATTTCGACGAAAACAATTCGTTCCATGACGTTGTAAAAGAAGCGGGAGTACAAGGATTTACCGAACCAGACCCTAAAATTGACTTGAGCGGAGTGGATGTGGCCAGAAAGATTTTGATCCTGATTCGCGAAAGCGGTTACCAATTCGATATTGAAGACATTGCCAACAGATCGTTTTTGCCGGCAGAATGTTTGGCAACAACCAACAACGAAGATTTTTTCAAATCATTGATAAAAAATGCGGCTCATTTCGAGAATTTATTGGCCGAAGCCAAAGCCAAAGATTGTCGTTTGAAATACGTGGCCACTTTCGAAAACGGAAAAGCCAGCGTGGGCTTGGAATTCATCCCGAAAGAAAGTCCGTTCTACAATTTGGAAGGAAAAGACAATATCGTGCAATTTTACACAGACAGATACATCGACCAACCTTTATTGATAAAAGGTGCCGGTGCCGGTGCAGCCGTAACGGCTTCGGGAATTTTTGCCGACGTAATCCGAATTGGAAATATATAA